The Globicephala melas chromosome X, mGloMel1.2, whole genome shotgun sequence genome window below encodes:
- the PLAC1 gene encoding placenta-specific protein 1, whose protein sequence is MKVFNLIGGLVFLTSVFLACSGENPITVLCSIDWFMVTVHPYMLNNDVYVHFHELHLGLGCPANHVQPYAYQFTYRVAECGITAKAVSQDVVLYRTELHYAPKHTSSKYVIPVSCTAPQRSPWFTMPCSREVASEGAITTRDGETCYEVFTSSQSSQRPNRDCPPCVFNEEGQTQGPHHQAEA, encoded by the coding sequence ATGAAAGTTTTCAACTTGATAGGAGGGCTAGTCTTCCTCACCTCTGTGTTTTTGGCCTGTTCGGGAGAAAATCCGATAACTGTACTGTGCTCCATAGACTGGTTCATGGTCACCGTACACCCCTACATGTTGAACAATGACGTATATGTGCACTTTCATGAGTTACACTTGGGACTGGGTTGCCCTGCCAACCATGTTCAGCCCTATGCCTACCAGTTCACCTACCGTGTCGCGGAATGTGGCATCACGGCCAAGGCAGTCTCTCAGGACGTGGTTCTCTACAGAACCGAGCTGCACTATGCTCCCAAGCATACGTCGTCTAAGTACGTGATCCCAGTGTCCTGCACTGCCCCCCAACGTTCCCCGTGGTTCACGATGCCCTGCTCCAGGGAAGTAGCCAGCGAGGGAGCCATCACAACCCGGGATGGTGAGACATGCTATGAGGTGTTCACCTCGTCACAGTCCAGCCAAAGGCCCAACCGTGATTGTCCGCCTTGTGTCTTCAACGAGGAAGGGCAGACgcagggcccacatcaccaagcagAGGCTTAG